In uncultured Bacteroides sp., the following proteins share a genomic window:
- the aroB gene encoding 3-dehydroquinate synthase, whose amino-acid sequence MSKQDIILCKNPGNDLTAAIQKCPHDKLFILTDEHTTTLCMPALKNIPVIKNAIEITIGAEDTHKTLETLAFVWQALSEKGASRHSLLLNLGGGMITDLGGFAAATFKRGIAYINIPTTLLAMVDASVGGKTGINFNGLKNEIGAFAPASSVLIETNFLRSLDASNFFSGYAEMLKHGLISTNAHWVELLSFNTEKIDYNRLSQLVGESVQVKEGIVLQDPFEHGIRKALNLGHTVGHAFESLALAENRHILHGYAVAWGIVCELYLSHVKTGFPRDKMRQTIQFIKDNYGIFSFDCKKYERLYEYMLHDKKNTAGIINFTLLKEIGDVSINQTANKDDIFEMFDFYRECMGL is encoded by the coding sequence ATGAGTAAACAAGATATCATTCTCTGCAAAAATCCGGGAAATGACCTCACTGCTGCCATACAAAAATGTCCTCACGATAAATTATTCATCCTGACAGACGAACATACCACTACTTTATGTATGCCTGCACTCAAAAACATTCCAGTAATCAAAAATGCCATTGAAATAACCATTGGTGCCGAAGACACTCATAAAACGCTGGAAACTTTGGCCTTTGTGTGGCAAGCTTTGAGCGAGAAAGGCGCCAGTCGTCATTCACTTCTGCTAAACCTTGGAGGAGGCATGATAACAGACCTTGGAGGTTTTGCTGCCGCTACATTTAAACGTGGCATTGCTTATATCAACATTCCTACTACTCTTTTAGCAATGGTGGACGCTTCCGTAGGAGGAAAAACAGGAATCAACTTCAACGGATTAAAAAATGAAATAGGTGCATTTGCCCCGGCAAGTAGTGTTCTCATTGAGACCAATTTCTTACGTAGTTTAGATGCATCTAACTTCTTCTCTGGATATGCCGAAATGTTAAAGCATGGTCTTATCAGCACCAATGCCCATTGGGTAGAGCTACTCTCTTTCAATACCGAAAAGATAGACTACAATCGTCTCAGTCAACTGGTTGGAGAATCCGTTCAGGTTAAAGAAGGTATTGTGCTGCAAGATCCTTTTGAGCATGGCATACGCAAGGCACTCAACCTCGGACATACAGTGGGACACGCTTTTGAAAGCCTTGCCTTAGCAGAAAACCGCCACATCCTCCACGGATATGCAGTAGCCTGGGGCATCGTATGCGAACTCTATCTTTCGCATGTGAAGACAGGGTTTCCTCGAGATAAAATGCGTCAAACCATTCAATTTATCAAAGATAACTATGGCATTTTCAGCTTTGATTGTAAAAAGTACGAGCGCTTATACGAATACATGCTGCACGATAAGAAAAATACAGCCGGAATCATCAACTTTACTCTCTTAAAAGAAATAGGCGACGTAAGTATCAATCAGACAGCCAATAAGGATGATATTTTTGAGATGTTCGACTTCTATCGAGAGTGTATGGGACTATAA
- a CDS encoding prolyl oligopeptidase family serine peptidase — MIKLKKISRVFIVIGLMLTQFAFGQKNIERFEFQFENKTLQGLIESPIDRKASAIVLIIPGSGKTDFVKGNWYSELRDKFVQAGLTVCLWDKMGCGDSEGEFDNQQPVDNSAQEAIAAIRELKRLNIVGSEKIGLWGISRAGYICPLIINQYPIDFWISASGTSGLDNFRYLLEKNWILKGYDSIQTNLLLKEWDFCYKALTKGNVDYNYVITKTENLFNDSFYNSLGGTLFSKSEYQEMIDYYKNSGFVFDSISGLQIMVENFPEILKKVDCPVLAIFGKKDTQVDWRKTLELYQTTMGQNDNSILTIKTLDNCNHNMQKCDTGALGEDLKKYNWQACDDYYSIITNWLKRQKVIE; from the coding sequence ATGATTAAATTAAAAAAGATAAGCAGAGTTTTCATTGTAATTGGATTAATGCTTACTCAATTTGCATTTGGACAAAAGAATATTGAAAGATTTGAATTCCAATTTGAAAATAAAACTCTTCAGGGATTAATTGAATCACCTATTGACAGAAAAGCTTCGGCTATTGTACTTATTATTCCAGGAAGTGGGAAAACTGATTTTGTAAAAGGAAATTGGTATTCTGAACTTAGGGATAAATTCGTGCAAGCTGGACTGACAGTCTGTTTATGGGATAAAATGGGTTGTGGAGATAGCGAAGGAGAATTTGATAATCAGCAACCAGTTGATAATTCAGCACAAGAAGCAATTGCTGCGATCAGGGAATTGAAAAGACTAAATATTGTTGGTTCTGAAAAAATTGGATTATGGGGAATAAGTCGTGCAGGCTATATTTGTCCACTTATTATAAACCAATATCCGATTGATTTTTGGATTTCGGCAAGTGGTACAAGTGGATTGGATAACTTTCGGTATTTACTAGAGAAAAATTGGATTTTAAAAGGTTATGATTCTATTCAAACAAATTTACTTTTAAAAGAATGGGACTTTTGTTACAAGGCACTAACCAAAGGGAATGTTGACTATAACTATGTTATTACAAAGACTGAAAACCTATTCAACGATTCATTTTATAATTCTCTTGGAGGAACATTATTCTCTAAATCCGAATATCAGGAAATGATTGATTATTATAAAAATAGTGGTTTTGTTTTTGATAGTATTTCAGGTCTACAGATTATGGTTGAAAATTTTCCTGAAATACTAAAAAAAGTCGACTGTCCAGTATTGGCAATATTTGGAAAAAAAGACACACAGGTTGATTGGAGAAAAACTCTTGAGTTATATCAAACAACGATGGGACAGAATGATAATTCAATTTTGACAATAAAGACGCTTGATAATTGTAATCATAACATGCAAAAATGTGATACTGGGGCACTTGGGGAAGACTTAAAAAAGTACAATTGGCAAGCGTGTGACGATTATTATTCAATAATTACAAATTGGTTAAAAAGACAAAAAGTAATAGAATAA
- a CDS encoding TonB-dependent receptor, whose protein sequence is MKRIILGTLLLLLSVVPALAENKNIVVSGKVIEADSKEPIEQATIRLLSLPDSTYVTGAATVSKGTFTLPSVKSGKYVLMVSYIGFRTKDIPLQLSTSSPVKNIGTIALNTNSILLKEAVVTAEAPQVTVSEDTLVYNSSAYRVPQGAMLEELIKKLPGAQVAEDGTITINGKQIKKIMVNGKEFFSQDPKVAMKNLPVEMIDKVKSYDKKSDLARITGIDDGEEEAVLDLSVKKGMNQGWFGNLDLGYGNKERYTGKTMLNRFTDGDQFSLIGNVNNVNNQGFPGGGGFRWGGRSNNGVNAVKTTGANFATAREKLELGGSINYSHSDRNVQTSSQSETFLQSGSSFSKSLNAQMNKSETVNADFRMEWKPDTLTNIIFRPSFSYSSNNNINGSQSLISNNDNLFQYALDSLFFTQSIEEDTALVNYNFRTVNNSSDNVSTDGNLQINRRLNNKGRNITLRMSYGYSNDDSNQESYSKVRYFKADSLSLQNQYIDNMNTGYNYRIQATYSEPIFTKRFLQFRYSYQHRFQKTDKNTYDYTDPNNYLNNPIDSLSKFYENTYDTHEFNISLKTIREKYQYNIGFSVQPQRSTTSYEQGSIQVDTTRDVVNFSPTFDFRYRFNKQSQLRINYRGRTSQPSMTQLLPITDVSDPLNISKGNPSLKPSYSNNFMMFYNAFLPEKQQGIMLHLGFTNTINSVSSKVTYNKETGGKITQPENINGNWSARGGFVFNTPLKNKKFSLATFSDASYNNMVSFTSLFKEDAVKNTTKTLNLSERLNGSYRNDWFEFGLNSGIQYNVSKNSMQAQANRETFDYSFGANTNVTLPWSITFSTDASYSMREGYGSGLNRNELIWNAQLAKNFLKKKQATISVQIFDILKEQSNLSRNITASMRSDTEYNAINSYFMVHFVYRLSAFGGKGRRMGPFGGPGGRGRYRGNHRRRGPF, encoded by the coding sequence ATGAAAAGAATCATCCTTGGGACTCTGTTATTATTGCTAAGCGTTGTCCCTGCTTTAGCAGAGAATAAAAATATCGTAGTATCGGGAAAGGTTATTGAAGCAGATAGTAAAGAACCGATAGAACAGGCTACTATTCGTTTGTTGTCTTTGCCAGATAGTACTTATGTCACCGGAGCGGCGACGGTCTCTAAAGGGACCTTTACTCTTCCGAGTGTAAAATCTGGAAAGTATGTCTTAATGGTTTCTTATATTGGTTTCCGTACTAAAGATATTCCTTTACAACTTTCAACTTCTAGCCCAGTTAAAAATATCGGCACTATTGCTTTGAACACCAATTCCATTCTTTTAAAAGAAGCAGTTGTTACTGCTGAGGCTCCTCAGGTAACGGTATCGGAAGATACTTTAGTTTATAACTCTTCTGCCTATAGAGTGCCACAAGGGGCCATGCTTGAGGAATTAATTAAAAAACTTCCTGGAGCTCAGGTTGCGGAGGATGGTACAATCACAATTAATGGGAAACAGATCAAAAAGATTATGGTCAATGGTAAGGAATTCTTTTCTCAGGATCCTAAGGTGGCCATGAAAAATTTGCCTGTTGAGATGATTGATAAGGTGAAATCTTATGATAAGAAATCTGACTTGGCTCGTATTACCGGTATTGATGATGGAGAAGAAGAGGCTGTTCTTGATTTAAGTGTAAAGAAGGGGATGAATCAGGGATGGTTTGGCAATTTAGACCTTGGATATGGGAATAAAGAGCGCTATACAGGAAAAACAATGCTGAATCGTTTTACTGACGGAGATCAATTCAGCTTGATTGGTAATGTGAATAATGTCAATAATCAGGGCTTTCCCGGTGGAGGAGGATTTCGATGGGGGGGCAGATCAAATAATGGGGTCAATGCTGTTAAAACGACTGGTGCAAATTTTGCAACGGCTAGAGAAAAACTTGAATTAGGAGGGAGTATAAATTATTCACACTCTGATAGGAATGTACAAACTTCCAGTCAATCGGAGACTTTCTTGCAAAGTGGTTCTTCTTTCTCTAAATCTCTTAATGCTCAGATGAACAAGTCGGAAACGGTGAATGCAGATTTTCGTATGGAATGGAAACCTGATACTTTGACGAATATCATTTTTCGCCCTTCTTTTTCGTATAGTTCTAATAATAATATAAACGGCTCTCAATCATTGATTTCTAATAACGATAATTTATTTCAGTATGCGCTCGATTCTTTATTTTTTACTCAGTCTATAGAAGAAGATACAGCATTGGTCAATTATAATTTCCGTACGGTTAACAATTCTAGCGATAATGTCTCTACAGATGGGAATTTGCAGATTAACCGTAGGCTTAATAATAAGGGTAGGAATATTACTTTGAGAATGTCGTATGGTTATAGTAATGATGATTCTAATCAGGAGTCTTATTCAAAAGTACGTTATTTTAAAGCGGACTCTCTGTCGTTGCAGAATCAGTATATTGATAACATGAATACAGGGTATAATTATCGCATTCAGGCAACGTATAGCGAGCCTATTTTTACAAAGCGATTTTTGCAGTTCAGGTATAGTTATCAACATCGATTCCAAAAAACGGATAAGAATACTTATGATTATACAGATCCAAATAATTATTTGAATAACCCGATTGATTCGTTGAGTAAGTTTTATGAGAATACGTATGATACGCATGAGTTTAATATTTCGTTGAAAACGATTCGTGAAAAATATCAGTATAATATAGGTTTTAGTGTGCAACCTCAACGCTCCACAACTAGCTATGAGCAGGGGAGTATTCAGGTCGATACAACACGAGATGTGGTTAATTTCTCTCCGACTTTTGATTTTCGTTATCGCTTTAACAAACAAAGTCAGTTGCGCATTAATTATCGTGGGAGGACTTCTCAACCGAGTATGACTCAATTGCTTCCTATTACGGATGTTTCCGACCCTTTAAATATATCAAAAGGTAATCCTTCTCTAAAACCTTCGTATAGTAATAATTTTATGATGTTCTATAATGCATTTTTGCCCGAGAAGCAACAGGGGATTATGCTTCATCTTGGCTTTACAAATACTATTAATAGTGTAAGTAGTAAGGTGACTTATAATAAAGAAACGGGTGGTAAGATTACCCAGCCTGAGAATATAAATGGAAACTGGTCGGCAAGAGGAGGATTTGTGTTTAATACGCCGTTAAAGAATAAAAAGTTTTCGCTTGCTACTTTCTCGGATGCTTCCTATAATAATATGGTGAGTTTTACTAGTTTGTTTAAGGAGGATGCTGTGAAGAATACAACAAAAACGTTGAATTTGTCTGAACGACTCAATGGAAGCTATCGAAATGATTGGTTTGAGTTTGGGCTGAATAGTGGTATTCAATATAACGTATCGAAGAATTCAATGCAAGCACAAGCAAATAGAGAAACGTTCGATTACTCTTTTGGTGCTAATACTAATGTTACATTGCCTTGGAGTATTACTTTCTCTACTGATGCCTCTTATAGTATGAGAGAGGGGTATGGATCCGGTCTGAATCGTAATGAACTTATCTGGAATGCACAGTTGGCTAAAAATTTCCTGAAAAAAAAGCAGGCCACGATCAGTGTGCAAATTTTTGATATTTTGAAAGAACAAAGTAACTTATCTCGTAACATCACGGCTAGTATGCGAAGTGATACGGAGTATAATGCTATCAATAGTTATTTTATGGTTCACTTTGTTTATCGTTTAAGTGCTTTTGGGGGAAAAGGGAGAAGAATGGGACCTTTTGGCGGTCCTGGTGGAAGAGGACGATATAGAGGAAACCATAGACGAAGAGGTCCTTTCTGA
- the cls gene encoding cardiolipin synthase, whose translation MIDWTSLASQVVGIAFDLMYFGAIIGTIIVVILDNRNPVKTMAWILILMFLPVVGLVFYFFFGRSTRREKMISRKSYNRLMKKPMAEYLAQENCVLPAEYARLSQLFKEINQALPFEGNKVDIYTTGYTKLQALIRELSKAKHHIHMEYYIFEDDPVGRLIRDLLIDKARNGVQVRVIYDDVGCWHVPNRFFEGMRDAGIEVRAFLKVRFPLFTSKVNYRNHRKIVVIDGVVGFVGGMNLAKRYLRGFSWGIWRDTHVMIEGKAVHGLQTAFLLDWYFVDRTLLSASCYFPKKEFFGEGLAQIVTSDPIGPWKEIMQGLTMAIIEAKKYFYMQTPYFLPTESILAAMQTAALAGVDVRLMLPKRGDNRIISLASRSYLADVLSAGVKVYFYNKGFLHSKLMVSDDMLSTIGSTNLDFRSFEHNFEVNAFMYDEGTALRLKDIFVQDQRACSQVFLKNWKKRPLHKRALESFVRLLAPLL comes from the coding sequence ATGATTGATTGGACTTCTCTTGCTTCACAAGTAGTAGGAATTGCTTTTGATTTAATGTATTTCGGAGCAATAATCGGCACAATCATTGTGGTTATTCTTGATAATCGCAATCCTGTGAAGACGATGGCTTGGATCTTGATTTTGATGTTTCTGCCAGTAGTGGGACTGGTCTTTTATTTTTTCTTTGGTAGAAGTACTCGTAGGGAAAAAATGATAAGCAGGAAGAGCTATAATCGTTTGATGAAGAAGCCCATGGCTGAATATTTAGCGCAAGAAAATTGTGTGTTGCCTGCTGAATATGCTAGATTGTCGCAGTTGTTTAAGGAAATTAATCAAGCCCTGCCTTTTGAGGGAAACAAGGTTGATATCTATACTACCGGATATACTAAATTACAGGCTCTTATTAGAGAGTTAAGTAAGGCTAAGCATCATATTCATATGGAATATTATATTTTTGAAGATGATCCCGTTGGGCGCTTAATACGAGATTTACTAATAGATAAGGCTCGTAATGGAGTACAAGTTCGAGTGATATATGATGATGTAGGATGTTGGCATGTTCCCAATCGCTTTTTTGAGGGAATGAGAGATGCGGGTATAGAGGTGAGAGCTTTTTTAAAAGTGCGTTTCCCATTGTTTACCAGTAAGGTGAATTATCGGAATCACCGCAAGATTGTAGTGATTGACGGAGTGGTCGGTTTTGTTGGGGGAATGAATCTTGCTAAGAGATATTTACGCGGTTTCTCTTGGGGGATTTGGCGTGATACACATGTAATGATTGAGGGTAAAGCTGTTCATGGACTTCAAACAGCATTTTTGCTTGATTGGTATTTTGTAGATCGTACTTTGCTTTCAGCTTCTTGTTATTTTCCGAAAAAAGAATTCTTTGGAGAGGGATTAGCTCAAATCGTGACGAGTGATCCTATAGGTCCTTGGAAAGAGATTATGCAAGGATTGACAATGGCTATCATAGAGGCAAAAAAATATTTTTATATGCAGACTCCATACTTTTTGCCCACCGAATCTATCTTAGCTGCAATGCAAACTGCTGCTTTAGCAGGGGTGGATGTTCGTTTGATGTTACCAAAACGTGGAGATAACCGTATCATCAGCCTGGCTTCTCGTTCTTATTTGGCAGATGTGTTAAGTGCTGGCGTAAAAGTTTATTTCTATAACAAAGGGTTTTTGCATTCCAAACTGATGGTATCTGATGATATGCTTTCTACGATAGGTTCTACTAATTTGGACTTTCGTAGTTTTGAACATAATTTTGAGGTGAATGCCTTTATGTATGATGAGGGAACTGCTTTAAGATTGAAAGACATTTTTGTGCAAGATCAACGTGCTTGTTCTCAGGTATTTCTAAAGAATTGGAAAAAGCGCCCTTTACATAAGAGAGCGCTAGAATCGTTTGTGCGTTTACTCGCTCCGCTTCTCTGA
- the rsmD gene encoding 16S rRNA (guanine(966)-N(2))-methyltransferase RsmD: MRIISGIYKGRRFEIPPTFKARPTTDFAKESLFNILSNYFDFTDSISALDLFAGTGSISLELLSRGCDRVVSIEKDPAHYSYINKVIQEIKTTKCMPIRGDVFKFIDRTKEKFDLIFADPPYTLEQLETIPELIFKNELLKEKGILVLEHGKKNNFESHSHFLERRVYGSVNFSFFSSEKRSE, encoded by the coding sequence ATGCGAATTATAAGCGGAATTTACAAAGGTAGACGGTTCGAAATCCCTCCTACATTTAAGGCACGTCCTACTACTGATTTCGCAAAAGAAAGCCTTTTCAACATATTATCCAACTATTTCGATTTTACAGATAGTATTTCTGCTCTTGACCTATTTGCTGGAACAGGAAGCATTAGTTTAGAACTTCTTTCGAGAGGTTGCGACAGAGTTGTCAGCATAGAAAAGGATCCTGCACACTACTCTTACATCAACAAGGTAATACAAGAAATAAAGACAACAAAATGCATGCCTATCCGAGGAGATGTATTCAAGTTTATTGATAGAACAAAAGAAAAGTTTGATCTAATATTTGCAGATCCTCCATATACGCTAGAACAACTGGAAACGATTCCTGAGCTAATTTTCAAAAATGAATTACTCAAAGAAAAAGGTATTCTGGTACTAGAACATGGTAAAAAGAATAACTTCGAGAGCCACAGCCATTTCTTAGAACGCAGAGTATACGGCAGTGTGAACTTCTCCTTTTTCTCATCAGAGAAGCGGAGCGAGTAA
- a CDS encoding 6-bladed beta-propeller — MKLFLINVLICIAFCSCIDKNKNDEKIIGSVKRLALDTLSVKEIPMDFLLGNPNQIEMIDSLLIITDNQDEKALAICGYNGKLISRTLGVGEGPGECIMPIDISVSRENKSLIVLQRQNGRCDEYNINFLLNDSTPYSLNSYNFKATDRIISTGSKYIGSGLYDAGSLRIYNKDGLEVNTQNIYPDYLNSIENVMDKYRIYQGFISYSKNVIAYGTYFTGDISFFTYQDNRLRLINSCVTKPNKIRERIIRNPLDVSIHKDDIIHCIDICSSLNYFYVLYCGTDMGQVNQRKERYIMKFGTSGNLIHVYKVNARINSLCVSNDDTRMYAITLSDNLDYTIASIGISI; from the coding sequence ATGAAATTATTTTTAATTAATGTACTCATATGTATAGCTTTCTGCTCATGTATTGATAAGAATAAAAATGACGAGAAAATTATTGGATCAGTTAAGCGTCTAGCTCTTGATACTTTGTCTGTTAAAGAGATTCCCATGGACTTCTTGTTGGGTAACCCTAATCAAATAGAAATGATAGATAGCCTCTTGATAATAACGGATAATCAAGATGAAAAAGCATTGGCAATATGTGGCTATAATGGTAAATTAATAAGTAGAACATTAGGCGTGGGAGAAGGTCCAGGTGAATGTATAATGCCGATTGATATTAGTGTATCTCGTGAAAATAAGTCGTTGATCGTTTTGCAAAGACAAAATGGGAGATGCGATGAATATAATATAAATTTTTTATTGAATGATTCCACTCCTTACAGTTTAAATAGTTATAACTTCAAAGCTACAGACCGAATTATTTCTACTGGTAGTAAGTATATAGGTAGTGGCCTTTATGATGCTGGATCATTGAGAATTTATAATAAAGATGGTTTAGAGGTTAACACACAAAACATATATCCTGATTACCTGAATTCAATAGAGAATGTAATGGATAAATATCGAATTTATCAGGGATTTATCTCATATTCAAAGAATGTCATCGCGTATGGAACATATTTTACCGGAGACATCTCCTTTTTCACCTATCAGGATAATCGTTTGAGATTAATTAATTCGTGTGTCACTAAACCTAATAAAATTAGGGAGCGAATTATAAGAAATCCATTAGATGTCTCTATCCACAAAGATGACATAATTCACTGTATAGACATTTGTTCATCGCTCAACTATTTTTATGTGTTGTACTGCGGGACTGATATGGGGCAAGTAAATCAGCGGAAAGAACGATATATTATGAAATTTGGGACTTCTGGAAATCTTATTCACGTGTATAAAGTAAATGCGAGAATAAACAGCCTTTGTGTCTCAAATGATGACACAAGAATGTATGCCATAACTTTGTCAGATAATTTGGATTATACAATTGCATCTATCGGCATAAGCATTTAG
- a CDS encoding AAA family ATPase, which translates to MINNYLERQIKESFPYELTSEQNEAVHALTEFMLSTLNDTAFVLRGYAGTGKTSLVGALVRTMDALQQKAVLLAPTGRAAKVFSAYSGHPAFTIHKKIYRQRSFSNELSNFSLNDNLNTHTLFIVDEASMISNEGLSGAMFGTGRLLDDLVHFVYSGTGCRLLLMGDTAQLPPVGEDEGPALSKDAIKGYGLEVCEADLTQVVRQTQDSGILYNATRLRHLLFEENWAALPKVKLNGFADICAVRGDELIEILSGCYDRDGMEETMVVCRSNKRANIYNKGIRNSILYREDELNAGDYLMVAKNNYYWTAEYQEMDFIANGEVAKVRRVRRTSEFYGFRFAQVELVFPDYDDFEIEVNMLLDTLHTDSPALTKTDNDRLFYAVLEDYADVTLKSERMKKMKVDPYYNALQVKYAYAITCHKAQGGQWRNVFLDQGYVSEERLTSDYFRWLYTAFTRATGTLYLVNFPKDQIE; encoded by the coding sequence ATGATAAATAACTATTTAGAAAGACAAATTAAGGAAAGTTTTCCTTATGAGCTTACTTCAGAGCAAAATGAGGCTGTTCATGCGCTGACGGAATTTATGCTTTCCACTTTGAATGATACGGCTTTCGTGCTTAGAGGATATGCCGGAACAGGTAAAACATCTCTTGTTGGAGCATTGGTTCGTACGATGGATGCATTACAACAAAAGGCTGTGCTTCTTGCTCCTACTGGTAGAGCAGCTAAGGTCTTTTCTGCTTATTCGGGGCATCCTGCTTTTACGATCCATAAAAAAATATATAGACAACGTTCGTTCTCTAACGAACTGAGTAATTTCTCCTTGAATGATAATTTGAATACTCATACTTTGTTTATAGTGGATGAAGCATCGATGATTTCTAATGAAGGACTTTCGGGAGCAATGTTTGGTACTGGTCGTTTGTTGGATGATTTAGTACATTTTGTTTATTCAGGTACGGGATGTCGTTTATTACTGATGGGGGATACGGCTCAGCTGCCTCCTGTAGGGGAGGACGAAGGACCGGCTCTCTCAAAAGATGCTATTAAAGGTTATGGTTTGGAGGTTTGCGAGGCTGATCTAACACAAGTGGTTCGGCAAACGCAAGATTCGGGGATATTGTATAACGCCACTCGCTTGAGGCATTTACTTTTCGAAGAAAATTGGGCTGCATTACCAAAAGTGAAGTTGAATGGCTTCGCTGATATTTGTGCGGTGAGAGGGGATGAACTGATTGAAATCTTGTCTGGCTGCTATGATCGTGATGGGATGGAGGAAACAATGGTGGTTTGTCGCTCTAATAAACGGGCAAATATTTATAATAAGGGAATACGTAATTCTATTCTTTATCGTGAAGATGAACTGAATGCTGGAGATTATTTAATGGTGGCGAAGAATAATTATTATTGGACTGCTGAATATCAGGAAATGGATTTTATTGCGAACGGAGAAGTGGCTAAGGTACGGAGGGTGAGAAGAACGAGTGAGTTTTATGGTTTTCGCTTTGCGCAAGTGGAACTCGTTTTTCCTGATTATGATGATTTTGAAATAGAGGTAAATATGTTGTTGGATACGCTGCATACGGATTCTCCTGCTCTCACTAAAACGGATAATGATCGTTTGTTTTATGCCGTACTTGAGGACTATGCGGATGTGACATTGAAATCGGAGAGGATGAAGAAAATGAAAGTAGATCCGTATTATAATGCTTTGCAGGTGAAGTATGCGTATGCAATTACTTGTCATAAAGCGCAGGGAGGGCAGTGGCGAAATGTTTTTTTAGATCAGGGTTATGTTTCTGAAGAAAGACTTACATCTGATTATTTTAGGTGGCTATATACTGCATTTACTCGTGCAACGGGAACGCTGTATTTAGTGAATTTTCCAAAAGATCAAATTGAATAA
- a CDS encoding DUF3822 family protein: protein MPERATAIENIDFNKSDQYTLSIRLSTDGFSFSVYNPLHEGETYYSNHAIDPTLSLTANLKQFFRTSEIPNHPYKRVNIVMKDKRFTMVPLELFEEEQIETIFHHNHPQKGNETILYNVLKKNNIVVIFGIDKSTHQFLTEQYPEAKFYSQVAPMSEYLSSKSRAGNSRKLYASFQPSNMDVYCYERGRLLLVNSYECKFTEDRIYYLLYLWKQLEFDQEKDELHLTGTISDKEKLTKELKTFISQVFIIPISTFTNIETLTLCEL from the coding sequence ATGCCCGAAAGAGCTACTGCTATAGAAAATATCGATTTCAACAAATCGGACCAATATACACTATCCATCCGTCTTAGTACGGATGGATTTTCTTTTTCCGTATACAATCCATTACACGAAGGAGAGACTTACTATAGTAATCATGCCATAGATCCAACATTATCTTTAACAGCCAATCTTAAGCAATTTTTCCGTACATCAGAGATTCCCAATCACCCATACAAACGGGTAAACATTGTGATGAAAGATAAACGATTCACCATGGTTCCATTGGAATTGTTTGAAGAAGAACAAATAGAAACAATTTTTCATCATAACCATCCCCAAAAAGGGAATGAAACAATACTCTACAATGTTCTCAAAAAGAACAATATTGTTGTTATATTTGGTATAGATAAAAGTACACACCAATTTCTTACAGAACAATATCCGGAAGCAAAATTTTATTCTCAAGTAGCACCTATGTCCGAATACCTCTCTAGCAAAAGCAGAGCAGGCAACAGTAGAAAATTATATGCTAGCTTCCAACCTAGTAATATGGACGTATATTGCTACGAGCGAGGTCGATTGCTATTGGTAAATTCCTACGAGTGTAAATTTACAGAAGATCGTATTTACTATTTGCTATATTTATGGAAGCAACTGGAATTTGATCAAGAAAAAGATGAGCTTCATTTGACGGGCACAATTAGTGATAAAGAGAAATTAACTAAAGAACTGAAAACATTCATTTCACAAGTATTTATCATCCCAATAAGTACTTTTACTAACATTGAAACACTTACATTATGCGAATTATAA